Proteins found in one Oreochromis niloticus isolate F11D_XX linkage group LG22, O_niloticus_UMD_NMBU, whole genome shotgun sequence genomic segment:
- the laptm4b gene encoding lysosomal-associated transmembrane protein 4B: protein MISPWDRWYSTSCCLCCHVRTGTIILGIWYMLINAVVLLILLSALNDPVQYRYHLTSSELGTDIDVMDDANICIATAISLLMILICGMATYGAYKQHAAWIIPFFCYQIFDFALNTLVAISVVVYPNTVQDYLQQLPGTFPYKEDIMSTNNMCLVFAVLLFIGCILSFKAYLIGCVWNCYRYVSGRGTTEVLVYVTTNDTTVLLPPYEEAVAIPPKEPPPQYMEA from the exons ATGATTTCGCCGTGGGACCGGTGGTACTCGACgagctgctgcctctgctgccatGTACGAACAGGCACCATTATTTTGGGAATATGGTATATG CTCATCAATGCGGTGGTCTTACTCATTCTGCTGTCAGCTCTTAATGACCCAGTTCAGTACCGCTACCACCTTACCAGCTCCGAGCTGGGAACTGACATCGACGTCATGGACGATGCGA ATATCTGCATAGCCACTGCAATATCCCTACTCATGATTCTTATATGTGGCATGGCGACATACGGTGCTTACAAG CAACACGCTGCTTGGATCATCCCATTCTTCTGCTACCAAATCTTTGACTTTGCCCTTAATACACTGGTAGCCATTAGTGTGGTGGTTTACCCCAACACGGTGCAGGACTATCTCCAGCAGCTG CCGGGGACATTTCCATACAAAGAGGATATCATGTCCACCAACAACATGTGCCTAGTCTTTGCAGTCCTCCTCTTCATCGGCTGCATCCTGTCCTTCAAG GCCTACCTGATCGGCTGTGTGTGGAACTGCTACAGATATGTGAGCGGCAGGGGCACCACGGAGGTCCTGGTTTATGTCACCACAAACGACACCACG GTTCTGCTGCCACCATACGAGGAAGCTGTTGCCATCCCACCGAAGGAGCCTCCCCCACAGTATATGGAGGCATGA
- the rpl30 gene encoding large ribosomal subunit protein eL30, whose product MVAAKKTKKSMESINSRLQLVMKSGKYVLGYKQSQKMIRQGKAKLVILANNCPALRKSEIEYYAMLAKTGVHHYSGNNIELGTACGKYYRVCTLAIIDPGDSDIIRSMPEQQQPAQ is encoded by the exons ATGGTGGCCGCAAAGAAGACG aAAAAGTCTATGGAGTCCATCAACTCCCGTCTCCAGCTGGTGATGAAGAGCGGAAAATACGTCCTGGGCTACAAACAGTCCCAGAAGATGATCCGTCAGGGAAAAGCCAAGTTGGTTATCCTGGCCAACAACTGCCCAGCTCTCAG GAAATCTGAGATTGAATACTATGCTATGCTGGCCAAGACTGGTGTCCACCATTACAGTGGAAACAACATCGAGTTGGGCACAGCCTGCGGCAAATACTACAGGGTGTGCACACTGGCTATCATCGACCCTG GCGATTCTGACATCATCAGGAGCATGCCGGAACAGCAGCAGCCTGCTCAGTAG
- the si:dkey-284p5.3 gene encoding skin secretory protein xP2, which yields MGCSTSTQTSAVDTTRPSAKPEESNGVSTTGAANENGNVAEDSETIPDQTPAEGSDAKPADEPAVTAASADTTAATPPAAEESQDAAGSSPDDTSAAAGDSTAETAASSSEAEAPAPEPEKGEAGATDSEPKTDETPAPSE from the exons ATGGGATGCTCCACCAGTACCCAAACTTCAGCGGTAGATACGACTCGACCAAGCGCTAAGCCCGAGGAGAGCAACGGAGTCAGCACTACAG GAGCGGCTAATGAAAATGGGAACGTAGCTGAGGACAGTGAAACTATTCCGGACCAGACACCTGCTGAGGGAAGCGATGccaagcctgcagatgagcctGCCGTGACAGCCGCGTCTGCAGACACCACAGCTGCAACTCCACCAGCAGCAGAAGAGTCTCAGGACGCAGCCGGCAGCTCGCCTGATGAcacttcagcagcagcaggagacaGCACCGCTGAGACAGCAGCAAGCTCCTCAGAGGCTGAAGCTCCAGCCCCAGAGCCAG AAAAGGGAGAGGCCGGGGCGACTGACTCAGAGCCCAAAACAGACGAGACACCTG CTCCCAGTGAGTGA